Proteins encoded within one genomic window of Gemmatimonas sp.:
- a CDS encoding NAD-dependent epimerase/dehydratase family protein — translation MARVLVIGGTQLIGRALVEQLLARGDTVVLMHRGTTTPFGDRVTAIQCDRNDAVAVQSALAGERFDVVYDNVYDWQRGTTPEQVVAAARATASGLSRYVFTSSVAVYPTGGPYTERSPLVPEDHPDVYGAQKANSERALFALGSSDGLPVSTLRPAFIYGPHNAFDREAFFWDRVRDGRPIIIPDDGQATMQWVSAHDVARTAILAATHDAAIGQAYNLGNFPPITQLDFVHLLARAAGTEAQVVHVPRARIQQLGGSLMQPPNYFGVYLDIPAITANSTRVTEQLGLTLTPLEDGMRETYAWYAQQPRVARDYAWEDALLQAHAT, via the coding sequence ATGGCACGCGTACTCGTCATCGGCGGAACCCAGCTCATCGGGCGCGCCCTCGTTGAGCAACTCCTGGCGCGCGGCGACACGGTGGTGCTCATGCACCGAGGCACCACCACGCCGTTCGGCGATCGGGTGACGGCGATCCAGTGCGACCGCAACGACGCCGTGGCCGTGCAGTCGGCGTTGGCCGGTGAGCGGTTCGATGTCGTGTACGACAACGTCTACGACTGGCAGCGTGGCACCACGCCCGAACAGGTCGTCGCGGCGGCGCGCGCCACGGCTTCAGGCCTCTCCCGCTACGTATTCACCTCCAGCGTGGCTGTGTATCCCACCGGTGGTCCGTACACCGAACGCTCACCGCTGGTGCCGGAAGATCACCCCGACGTGTACGGCGCGCAGAAGGCGAACAGCGAGCGCGCGTTGTTCGCGCTGGGATCGAGCGACGGGCTGCCGGTGTCGACGCTGCGCCCGGCGTTCATCTACGGTCCGCACAACGCCTTCGACCGGGAAGCGTTCTTCTGGGATCGAGTGCGCGATGGTCGTCCCATCATCATCCCCGACGACGGACAAGCCACGATGCAGTGGGTCTCCGCCCACGACGTCGCGCGCACCGCCATTCTCGCCGCTACGCACGATGCGGCCATCGGGCAGGCGTACAATCTGGGCAACTTTCCGCCCATCACGCAGCTCGATTTCGTGCACCTCCTCGCGCGCGCGGCTGGAACTGAGGCGCAGGTCGTGCACGTACCTCGCGCGCGCATTCAGCAGCTCGGCGGCAGCCTGATGCAACCGCCGAACTACTTCGGCGTGTATCTCGACATCCCGGCCATCACCGCCAACTCCACGCGCGTGACTGAACAGCTCGGTCTCACACTCACCCCGCTCGAGGACGGCATGCGTGAGACGTACGCGTGGTACGCCCAGCAACCACGTGTCGCGCGCGACTACGCGTGGGAAGATGCGCTGCTACAGGCTCACGCGACCTGA
- a CDS encoding methyltransferase domain-containing protein, with translation MTDQIHFDDGASYERYMGVWSQRVGVEFLRWLAPVPGRRWLDVGCGNGAFTELLVSQCAPSALHGIDPSVAQLDFARARPALRDADLREGDAMALPYPHNSVDAAVMPLVIFFVPDPAAGVAEMARVVAPGGLVAAYAWDMYGGGLPYHVLQREMRALGVVVPSPPSPEASRREIMHDLWRGAALVEVETRELTVERRFASFDEYWDILAGWATFGRMLDAMAPETIARLQDRLRECLPADADGSITYAARANAVKGRVSPRDAFTS, from the coding sequence ATGACCGATCAGATTCACTTCGATGATGGCGCCTCGTACGAGCGATACATGGGCGTGTGGAGTCAACGGGTTGGTGTCGAGTTTCTCCGCTGGCTGGCGCCGGTCCCGGGTCGGCGCTGGCTCGATGTGGGGTGCGGCAATGGCGCCTTCACCGAGCTGCTCGTTTCGCAGTGCGCGCCCTCCGCGTTGCACGGCATCGATCCGTCCGTTGCACAACTCGACTTCGCGCGCGCACGGCCGGCGTTACGTGACGCCGACCTGCGTGAGGGAGATGCGATGGCGCTGCCATACCCGCACAACAGCGTCGATGCCGCGGTGATGCCGTTGGTGATCTTCTTTGTGCCGGACCCGGCTGCGGGTGTTGCCGAGATGGCGCGGGTGGTGGCGCCGGGTGGGCTCGTTGCCGCGTATGCGTGGGACATGTACGGCGGTGGGCTTCCCTACCATGTGCTGCAGCGGGAGATGCGTGCGCTTGGCGTCGTCGTGCCGTCACCGCCCAGTCCCGAGGCCTCGCGACGCGAGATCATGCACGATCTGTGGCGCGGGGCGGCTTTAGTCGAGGTCGAGACGCGCGAGCTCACGGTGGAGCGCCGCTTCGCCTCGTTCGACGAGTATTGGGACATCCTGGCGGGATGGGCCACCTTCGGTCGGATGTTGGACGCGATGGCGCCCGAGACCATTGCGCGACTGCAGGATCGTCTGCGCGAATGCCTCCCCGCCGACGCCGACGGGAGCATCACCTATGCGGCGAGGGCCAACGCCGTGAAGGGCCGGGTGTCGCCGCGCGACGCGTTCACGAGTTGA
- a CDS encoding DinB family protein encodes MTQPTDSAAALLALLHHERANLFAQFESIPPELRATSAGEGEGGWSAAQIIEHCARVEGNVARMIAKGGEMPRTATPEELQAALLTERTIGWVRERTTKVEAPERVHPTGALDADAAIAQLQATREALLAAFTAADDAVLDGVAFPHPFLGPLTLRSWVELTAHHDARHAAQMAELRRV; translated from the coding sequence ATGACTCAGCCCACCGACTCCGCCGCCGCCCTGCTGGCGCTCCTGCACCACGAGCGCGCCAACCTGTTTGCCCAGTTCGAATCGATCCCGCCAGAGCTCCGCGCCACGTCCGCCGGCGAAGGTGAAGGCGGCTGGTCGGCCGCACAGATCATCGAACACTGCGCCCGCGTGGAAGGGAACGTGGCGCGCATGATCGCCAAGGGCGGTGAGATGCCGCGCACCGCCACGCCCGAGGAACTGCAGGCCGCATTGCTGACCGAGCGCACGATCGGGTGGGTCCGTGAGCGCACCACCAAAGTGGAAGCCCCTGAGCGCGTACACCCTACCGGCGCGCTCGACGCCGACGCCGCCATCGCGCAATTGCAGGCCACCCGCGAGGCGTTGCTGGCCGCCTTCACCGCCGCTGACGACGCCGTGCTCGACGGCGTGGCCTTTCCACATCCGTTCCTCGGCCCGCTCACGCTGCGGTCGTGGGTGGAGCTCACGGCGCACCACGATGCCCGTCACGCCGCGCAGATGGCCGAGCTGCGCCGCGTGTAG
- a CDS encoding DUF2809 domain-containing protein, whose protein sequence is MLRTPKRSTTHGLLLLTGTVALGLASRRYPAVLPEFVSTYAGDVLWASMVFWLLTLVRPTGEGRHLAAIAFAIAVAVEVSQRYHAPWIDAVRALPLGALALGQGFLWSDVACYLVGVILAAWIDWSLRTRRQKRVPISRETGR, encoded by the coding sequence TTGCTCCGTACGCCCAAACGCTCGACGACGCACGGCCTGCTGCTCCTGACGGGTACCGTCGCGCTGGGGTTGGCCTCACGACGCTATCCCGCCGTGCTGCCGGAATTTGTGTCGACGTACGCGGGCGACGTGCTGTGGGCGTCGATGGTGTTCTGGCTGCTCACGCTGGTGCGGCCGACTGGCGAGGGGCGGCATCTGGCGGCAATCGCCTTCGCCATCGCGGTCGCGGTGGAAGTCAGCCAGCGCTATCACGCGCCATGGATCGATGCCGTGCGCGCGCTGCCGCTTGGCGCGCTGGCACTGGGGCAGGGCTTTCTCTGGAGCGATGTCGCCTGCTACCTCGTTGGGGTGATTCTGGCGGCGTGGATTGATTGGTCGCTCCGAACCCGACGGCAGAAGCGCGTCCCGATCTCAAGAGAGACGGGACGGTGA